A stretch of the uncultured Desulfobacter sp. genome encodes the following:
- a CDS encoding efflux RND transporter permease subunit, translated as MSEKNTNLPGPAGQHPRGAIAWMAGNTVAANLLMVVFLVGGLFMGFHIKQEVFPDFTLASVNISVPYPGASPEEVESAIILAVEEAVQDLDGIDEITSKALEGSASITIEAMDGADVTQLWQEVKSEVDRIDTFPDEAEDPVITITSGKRDVMRLALHGDVPETTMRDLADDVRDRLLSDPAITQVELKGVREREILVEIPINTLRRYGITLSDVAAAVSTDSVELGGGAIKSGGGDILLRIKSRKDYAGQYAKLPILTWEDGSQLMLSDIATVREGFEDSDIRASFNGKRAVTIIVYQVGKQTPLRVADATKEMLKTINADLPEGIHISIIYDMSKLFAQRVDLLLRNAYMGLALVFLCLALFLEIRLAFWVGLGILISFLGSFIFLSAADFTINMVSMFAFIVTLGIVVDDAVVVGENIYHCRCRGMKFPDAAVHGAKSIAVPVFFSVITNMVTFMPIMFIPGSLGKLFKTMPLVVVAVFAVSLIESLFILPAHLSHAGRPLFFPLNHLEARQARFSEKFETIVKSWYGTIVPVLLSWRYTVFALGVALLLITFGYVKSGKMGMILFPKVESDFASCEIYLPYGTPETKVRDVETRLVASAQKVVDENGGQKLSRGIFSLVKENHIEIWLFVTDPEVRPMSTSEVTRLWRKKNGPVAGVETIAFAADVGGPGSGKGLTIALSHRDADILNRAGQDLAQHLGEYSMVSDIDDGSAQGKRQFNITLTPAGHRMGLTPRTIADKIRHAYQGIEAVKNQRGRNEITVRVRLAENERICETSFENYVINAPNGEIMLRDAVKTIEGRAYTEIRRSNGRREIKVAANVTPQSMAENILRDMKQEILPSLVSRYPGLSYNFKGKQADIKESMSALFKGLLLALFCIFALLAIPFKSYFQPLIIMVCIPFGIIGAVAGHIIMGYPMSILSLFGIVAMSGVVVNDALMLIDFANRLVRGGMPVKDAIKAAGIQRFRPIILTTLTTCGGLAPIITETSWQAKFLIPMAISLGFGLFFATLITLGLVPCLYLILEDIKGFFNVTP; from the coding sequence ATGTCTGAAAAAAACACAAATCTTCCCGGTCCAGCAGGGCAGCACCCAAGAGGCGCCATCGCCTGGATGGCCGGCAACACCGTTGCCGCCAATCTGCTCATGGTGGTTTTTCTTGTGGGCGGCCTTTTCATGGGGTTTCATATCAAGCAAGAGGTGTTCCCCGATTTCACCCTGGCGTCAGTGAACATTTCAGTGCCCTATCCCGGGGCCAGTCCCGAAGAGGTGGAATCTGCCATTATTCTGGCCGTGGAAGAGGCAGTGCAGGACCTTGACGGCATTGATGAAATTACATCCAAGGCCTTGGAGGGCAGTGCATCAATCACCATAGAAGCCATGGACGGGGCAGATGTCACCCAGTTATGGCAGGAGGTCAAAAGTGAGGTGGACCGGATCGACACCTTCCCGGATGAGGCGGAAGACCCGGTGATTACCATTACCTCCGGAAAGCGGGACGTAATGCGGCTGGCCCTTCACGGAGATGTGCCGGAAACCACCATGCGGGATCTTGCCGACGATGTCAGGGACCGTCTTTTATCAGACCCTGCCATCACCCAGGTAGAATTGAAAGGTGTCAGGGAGCGGGAGATCCTGGTGGAGATCCCAATCAACACCCTGCGGCGATACGGCATAACCCTGTCCGATGTGGCGGCGGCCGTTTCCACGGATTCGGTGGAGCTGGGCGGCGGGGCCATCAAGTCCGGGGGCGGAGACATTCTGCTGCGCATCAAATCCCGGAAAGATTATGCCGGACAATATGCAAAACTGCCCATCCTCACCTGGGAGGATGGCTCCCAGCTGATGTTGTCGGACATCGCCACCGTCAGGGAAGGGTTTGAGGATTCGGACATCCGGGCCTCATTTAACGGCAAACGGGCCGTTACTATTATTGTTTACCAGGTGGGAAAACAGACCCCCCTCCGGGTGGCCGACGCGACCAAGGAGATGCTAAAAACCATTAATGCAGACCTGCCTGAGGGGATTCATATAAGCATTATCTATGATATGTCCAAACTCTTTGCCCAAAGGGTGGACCTTTTACTGCGCAACGCCTACATGGGACTTGCCCTAGTGTTCTTGTGCCTGGCCCTGTTCCTTGAAATCCGCCTGGCCTTCTGGGTCGGTTTAGGCATCCTCATTTCATTTTTAGGGTCTTTTATCTTTTTGTCCGCAGCAGATTTTACCATTAATATGGTAAGCATGTTTGCCTTTATCGTTACGTTGGGTATTGTGGTGGACGATGCCGTGGTGGTGGGGGAAAATATCTATCATTGCCGGTGCCGGGGCATGAAATTTCCGGATGCCGCCGTCCATGGGGCAAAAAGCATTGCCGTTCCCGTGTTTTTTTCCGTGATCACCAATATGGTCACCTTTATGCCTATCATGTTCATTCCGGGCTCTCTGGGGAAGCTGTTTAAAACCATGCCTCTGGTGGTGGTGGCGGTATTTGCCGTCTCTTTGATCGAAAGCCTGTTTATCCTGCCGGCCCATTTAAGCCATGCCGGCCGTCCCCTGTTTTTCCCCTTAAATCATCTTGAAGCCCGGCAGGCAAGGTTCTCTGAAAAATTTGAAACCATTGTCAAGTCCTGGTACGGCACAATTGTGCCTGTCCTGCTTTCCTGGCGGTATACGGTATTTGCCCTAGGCGTTGCGCTGTTGCTGATCACGTTCGGATATGTGAAGTCCGGAAAAATGGGCATGATCCTGTTTCCAAAAGTTGAATCCGATTTCGCTTCATGTGAGATCTACCTGCCCTATGGCACGCCTGAAACCAAGGTGCGTGACGTGGAAACCCGCCTGGTGGCCTCCGCTCAAAAAGTCGTGGATGAAAACGGCGGACAAAAGTTGTCCAGAGGAATCTTTTCTCTGGTCAAAGAGAACCATATCGAGATATGGCTCTTTGTGACTGATCCCGAGGTGCGCCCAATGTCCACTTCCGAGGTTACCCGGCTCTGGCGGAAAAAAAACGGGCCGGTTGCAGGCGTTGAGACCATTGCCTTTGCTGCCGACGTTGGCGGTCCCGGTTCCGGCAAGGGGCTGACCATTGCCCTGAGCCACCGGGATGCCGATATTCTGAACCGGGCCGGCCAGGACCTTGCACAGCATCTGGGTGAGTACTCAATGGTTTCGGACATTGATGACGGATCCGCCCAGGGAAAACGGCAGTTCAATATCACCCTGACCCCTGCCGGCCACCGCATGGGGCTTACCCCGAGAACCATTGCCGACAAAATCCGGCATGCATACCAGGGGATTGAGGCGGTGAAAAATCAGCGGGGAAGAAACGAGATCACGGTAAGAGTGCGGTTGGCAGAAAACGAGCGCATTTGTGAAACTTCATTTGAAAATTATGTGATCAATGCCCCAAACGGGGAGATCATGCTCAGGGACGCCGTTAAAACCATCGAGGGAAGGGCCTATACCGAAATCCGCCGGAGCAACGGCCGGCGGGAAATTAAGGTCGCGGCCAATGTAACCCCCCAGTCCATGGCCGAGAATATTCTCCGGGATATGAAACAGGAGATCCTGCCCTCCCTTGTGAGCCGGTATCCGGGCCTGTCCTATAATTTCAAGGGTAAACAGGCGGATATCAAGGAAAGTATGTCTGCGCTGTTCAAAGGCTTGCTTCTGGCGTTATTTTGTATATTTGCCCTGCTGGCCATTCCCTTTAAAAGCTATTTTCAACCCTTGATCATTATGGTCTGCATTCCATTCGGCATCATCGGGGCTGTGGCCGGCCATATTATCATGGGGTATCCCATGTCCATTCTGAGTCTGTTCGGCATTGTGGCCATGTCAGGTGTGGTGGTCAATGACGCTTTGATGCTCATTGATTTTGCCAACCGTCTGGTGCGCGGCGGCATGCCTGTAAAGGACGCAATCAAAGCCGCCGGAATACAGCGGTTCAGGCCCATTATTTTGACAACATTAACCACCTGCGGCGGACTTGCCCCGATCATCACGGAAACGTCTTGGCAGGCGAAATTCCTTATTCCCATGGCCATCTCCCTTGGGTTCGGTCTCTTTTTTGCCACGCTGATCACCCTGGGGCTTGTGCCCTGTCTTTACCTGATATTGGAGGACATCAAAGGCTTTTTCAATGTAACCCCTTAA
- a CDS encoding efflux RND transporter periplasmic adaptor subunit — MNQTPSKRSVSVILVKIILPGCLIAIGVAGFWYYKSNTMKFKRKPRVKTAPMVNVMKVNPGRVTAQIRAMGIVQPDREVVIKSQVAGTVIQVVPEFVQGGLIPKGQTMVRIDPADYTIAVNKAQNALAQAQADFEIEKGQQQIAKEELKLMSTMSPDGVKETSLVLRKPQLEQARVAVESARSDLEAARLDLERTRITAPFHALVLSKEVDAGAMTAAQGALATLVDVTCYQVQVQVPLDRLDRIRAHETNGSPVRIRSLYAGREWVGRAVRTTGAVTAQSRMAGVIIRVDDPLGLGPAKGRPAMLLDDHVEALIEGQSFDNAFSLPRTLVREDSSLWIYNDGHLEIRKVAPVWIENNRVFIQSGLSPGDLVISSDLPTPVAGMALTLALREN; from the coding sequence ATGAACCAGACCCCTTCAAAGAGATCCGTTAGCGTTATCCTTGTAAAAATTATTCTGCCTGGATGCCTGATCGCAATAGGTGTTGCCGGATTTTGGTACTACAAATCCAACACAATGAAATTCAAACGCAAACCTAGGGTAAAAACCGCCCCGATGGTAAATGTCATGAAAGTCAATCCCGGCCGGGTCACCGCACAAATCCGGGCCATGGGCATCGTTCAGCCGGACCGGGAAGTGGTGATTAAATCCCAGGTGGCCGGCACGGTCATCCAGGTGGTGCCCGAATTTGTCCAGGGCGGCTTAATCCCCAAGGGACAGACCATGGTTCGAATCGATCCGGCGGACTATACGATAGCCGTGAACAAGGCCCAAAACGCATTGGCCCAGGCCCAGGCTGATTTTGAAATAGAAAAGGGCCAACAGCAGATTGCCAAAGAAGAGCTCAAGCTCATGTCCACAATGTCGCCTGACGGAGTGAAGGAGACCAGCCTGGTGTTGAGAAAACCCCAGCTTGAACAGGCCAGGGTTGCCGTGGAAAGCGCCCGAAGTGACCTTGAAGCCGCACGCCTGGACCTGGAACGTACCCGGATAACAGCCCCCTTCCATGCCCTGGTGCTGTCCAAAGAGGTGGATGCCGGTGCCATGACCGCCGCCCAGGGCGCCCTTGCCACCCTGGTGGACGTGACCTGCTACCAGGTACAAGTCCAGGTGCCCCTGGATCGCCTGGACCGGATCCGGGCCCATGAAACCAACGGGAGCCCTGTGCGCATTCGGTCCCTTTATGCCGGCCGGGAATGGGTGGGACGTGCGGTGCGGACCACAGGCGCCGTAACCGCGCAAAGCCGCATGGCCGGCGTCATTATCCGGGTGGATGATCCCTTAGGGTTAGGACCTGCCAAAGGCCGACCGGCTATGCTGCTGGATGATCACGTGGAAGCGCTCATTGAAGGCCAGTCTTTTGACAATGCGTTTTCCTTGCCCCGGACCTTGGTCCGGGAGGATTCCAGTTTATGGATATATAATGACGGACATCTGGAAATCCGCAAGGTAGCGCCCGTATGGATTGAAAATAACCGGGTGTTCATCCAGTCCGGGCTATCCCCAGGTGACCTTGTGATCTCTTCGGATCTTCCCACACCTGTGGCTGGCATGGCCTTGACCCTGGCCTTAAGGGAGAATTGA
- a CDS encoding efflux transporter outer membrane subunit, producing the protein MMRYALVFIVLMSFFCMSGCHLISPDPAAVMPVEIPDAYVHKMDIDDTPRTGNESMSGGWWRQFGVDELSELIQTGLDANYDLKVFKAKADQALADVKAEKSGFWPSLDYALGGKRTHSQSKTEGQSAVSDHDHTYSADLGAEYTLDLWGKTRAGVNAAELEYLAARRDLEDGALTLSTDIADTWVDIVSVRTRKAVLARQIEANRMTLKLQELRFINGKATALEVSQQREALAQVLSAMPLLEKEEKQLINAMGLYLGRTPGAPVAVSAPEFPQTFLTPQPGIPADLLGNRADIRAARNRLDAAALDVEAAKADLFPELTLSASAAFSSGTLDLLFRNWVATLGAALAGPLLDGGERKAEIERTRAVVREKVNTYAKTVANAICEVEDALVSIDRQNAYIELLEQQLTAVQATLQDARVQYLNGQSSYLDYLTAWASLESLERQLISEQATYVKERISLYKVTGWRDAFFKAPATR; encoded by the coding sequence ATGATGCGGTATGCTTTGGTCTTTATAGTATTGATGTCGTTTTTTTGTATGTCCGGCTGTCACCTGATATCCCCCGACCCTGCGGCAGTGATGCCTGTTGAGATTCCTGATGCCTATGTTCATAAGATGGATATTGACGATACGCCCCGGACCGGTAATGAAAGCATGTCCGGCGGATGGTGGCGGCAGTTCGGTGTTGATGAACTAAGCGAACTGATTCAGACAGGCCTTGATGCCAATTATGATCTTAAAGTGTTTAAAGCTAAGGCGGACCAGGCTCTGGCGGATGTAAAAGCTGAAAAATCAGGCTTTTGGCCCTCTCTTGATTACGCCCTTGGGGGCAAACGAACCCATTCCCAATCTAAAACCGAAGGGCAGTCTGCTGTTTCGGACCATGATCACACCTATTCCGCCGACTTGGGTGCGGAGTATACCCTGGATCTGTGGGGAAAAACCCGGGCCGGTGTCAATGCTGCAGAACTTGAATATCTGGCTGCACGCCGGGACCTGGAGGACGGGGCACTGACCCTGTCCACAGATATTGCCGATACCTGGGTGGATATTGTGTCCGTGAGAACCCGCAAGGCCGTGCTTGCGCGGCAGATAGAAGCTAACCGGATGACGCTGAAGCTGCAGGAATTGCGTTTTATCAACGGCAAAGCCACTGCCCTGGAGGTGTCCCAGCAACGGGAAGCCCTGGCACAGGTCCTGTCCGCCATGCCTTTGCTTGAAAAAGAGGAAAAACAATTGATCAATGCCATGGGCCTGTATCTGGGCCGCACACCAGGGGCACCTGTGGCAGTTTCCGCCCCGGAATTCCCCCAAACCTTTCTGACTCCCCAGCCCGGGATCCCGGCCGACCTGCTTGGGAACCGGGCTGACATCAGGGCGGCCCGGAATCGCCTCGACGCGGCTGCTCTGGATGTGGAAGCTGCCAAAGCCGATCTGTTTCCCGAACTGACCCTGTCTGCCTCCGCTGCATTTTCCAGCGGAACCCTGGACCTGCTGTTCCGGAACTGGGTGGCCACCCTGGGTGCTGCCCTGGCAGGCCCCCTGCTGGACGGCGGGGAGCGCAAAGCCGAAATTGAGCGCACCCGGGCTGTAGTTCGAGAAAAGGTCAATACCTATGCCAAAACCGTTGCCAATGCCATCTGTGAGGTGGAAGATGCCCTGGTGTCCATTGACCGTCAAAACGCCTATATCGAATTGCTCGAACAGCAGCTGACAGCCGTTCAAGCGACCCTGCAGGACGCCCGGGTCCAGTACCTGAACGGCCAGAGCAGCTACCTTGACTATCTTACGGCCTGGGCCTCCCTGGAAAGCTTAGAGCGACAGCTGATCAGCGAACAGGCAACCTATGTCAAAGAACGAATATCACTTTATAAAGTAACAGGTTGGCGGGATGCGTTTTTCAAAGCCCCCGCTACAAGATAA
- a CDS encoding DUF4198 domain-containing protein: protein MKKVIILLALIFSASISHAHSIWINAFESHGHGGHNAMVCLGWGHALPMDDILNSTNGRIAVERFELLDPSLKKIELLKPEFKIAEPELSNENFDLFAADLATQKIAFKESSAPGVYQIGAVSRATFYTQYIDKKGKKRLKLKPMNEIKDIQKVLMAVKYQAFAKSYLTVGAWSAPKPLGHGLEIIPRTDLSTLHAGDLVEVDVLFHGKPPKGMQHITAHSGSFGQSEGFSLFSKVKNGKAQFRVQSAGQWMISVSNKDEVTPDGPLKDLYGKANVASQAATLTFNVQ, encoded by the coding sequence ATGAAAAAAGTAATTATCCTGTTGGCACTAATCTTCTCCGCGTCCATATCCCACGCCCATAGCATCTGGATCAACGCGTTTGAATCCCATGGCCATGGGGGGCATAACGCCATGGTTTGCCTGGGCTGGGGGCATGCCCTGCCCATGGACGATATTCTCAATTCAACCAACGGCCGTATCGCTGTCGAGCGATTCGAACTTTTGGATCCCTCCCTGAAAAAAATAGAACTTCTCAAACCGGAATTCAAAATCGCCGAACCGGAACTGTCCAATGAGAACTTTGACCTGTTTGCCGCCGATCTGGCCACCCAGAAGATCGCGTTTAAAGAAAGCAGTGCGCCCGGCGTTTATCAGATAGGCGCGGTATCCCGGGCCACGTTCTATACCCAGTATATTGACAAGAAGGGCAAAAAACGCCTGAAGCTCAAGCCCATGAATGAAATCAAGGATATCCAAAAAGTGCTGATGGCTGTAAAATACCAGGCTTTTGCCAAATCCTATCTCACGGTGGGGGCCTGGTCCGCGCCTAAGCCCCTGGGGCATGGGCTGGAAATCATTCCACGCACAGACCTGAGTACTTTGCATGCCGGCGATCTGGTTGAAGTGGATGTTTTGTTTCACGGCAAGCCCCCGAAAGGCATGCAACACATCACCGCTCACAGCGGCAGCTTCGGCCAAAGCGAAGGTTTTTCATTATTTTCAAAGGTAAAGAACGGCAAGGCCCAATTTCGCGTTCAAAGCGCAGGCCAATGGATGATCAGCGTCAGCAACAAGGACGAGGTTACACCGGACGGTCCCCTCAAAGACCTGTACGGCAAGGCGAATGTGGCATCCCAGGCCGCCACTTTGACGTTTAATGTTCAATAA
- a CDS encoding TonB-dependent receptor translates to MNLFFKPMFFLGTAILLFSAHLPAFAGQPLKNQSETPETLETITVTAQKQEENIQDVPMGITAFTAQGIEDAKIESISDLAELVPSLMLVSEGGSGMNTPTMRGVHAPYSTMALSTGLFVDGVPVQSVLGFEATFLDIERVEVLRGPQGTLYGKNTEAGVINIITRQPDNDFRASLSADIGTLLSSETDDPLNQTYTVKLSGPIQTDKLFFGIAAKFHQKDGFIENTATGEDEDDREHWFGRAHLRWTPTDQLDISLIASQTEYDEGGLNMNLSDYGASRLGLSAPDYRKVASNFDAENNSSEQTQSLKIDYEINDAFQLTSVTSRRVYEMKLANDWDFCSATLSHSIADKENTTLSQELRLNYADGGVKWIAGFYGDKNEIEDGGGTLTKNRHSATEGNTYAVFTNLTYPLSQRFSLSGGLRYETTEKDYQNYINAKHLDGSWDAVTPKLALEYRPLPGIMTYISASKGYRAGGFNASATDSKYVTYDDEELWSYEIGAKNTFFNNRLIVNACIFLMDISDMQVSQKVSADETYLTNAAEATGKGVELELTGKITDGLTMTAGFGYTHIEFDEFKDKSGTGDYQGKTSPYSPEYTFNIGAQYRWENGFYARADLVGYGEMYFDTSNKYKRDAYQIVNAKIGYETDHYDVYLYGKNIFDEKYDSYNCYSGLYTVYSDPGEVGLQVTYRF, encoded by the coding sequence ATGAACTTGTTTTTCAAACCAATGTTCTTTCTGGGCACAGCAATTCTGCTGTTTTCAGCCCACCTTCCGGCCTTTGCCGGACAACCCCTTAAAAATCAGTCTGAAACCCCGGAAACGCTGGAGACCATAACCGTCACCGCCCAAAAGCAGGAGGAAAACATCCAGGACGTACCCATGGGTATCACCGCATTCACGGCCCAGGGAATTGAGGACGCAAAAATCGAATCCATTTCTGATCTTGCCGAGTTGGTTCCCAGCTTAATGCTCGTTTCCGAAGGCGGAAGTGGTATGAATACGCCTACCATGAGAGGCGTTCATGCGCCCTATTCAACGATGGCGCTTTCCACCGGGCTTTTTGTAGACGGTGTCCCGGTCCAGTCGGTGCTTGGCTTTGAGGCGACATTCCTCGATATTGAACGGGTAGAAGTGCTCAGGGGCCCCCAGGGCACATTGTACGGAAAAAATACAGAAGCAGGTGTAATCAATATCATTACCCGGCAACCGGACAACGACTTCAGGGCAAGTCTGTCTGCCGATATCGGCACATTGCTCTCTTCCGAGACCGATGACCCTTTAAACCAAACATACACTGTCAAGCTTAGCGGTCCCATTCAAACAGACAAACTTTTTTTTGGTATTGCAGCAAAATTTCACCAGAAAGACGGTTTCATCGAAAACACGGCAACAGGAGAAGATGAGGATGATAGAGAGCACTGGTTTGGCAGGGCGCATCTGCGCTGGACCCCCACAGATCAACTGGACATCTCTTTGATTGCATCACAAACCGAATATGACGAGGGCGGGTTAAATATGAACCTGTCGGACTATGGGGCATCGCGGCTCGGATTATCTGCGCCCGACTATCGAAAGGTCGCTTCCAATTTTGATGCGGAAAACAACAGCTCAGAGCAAACGCAATCCCTTAAAATTGATTATGAAATCAACGACGCGTTTCAATTGACGTCTGTTACGTCCAGAAGGGTCTATGAAATGAAGCTCGCCAATGATTGGGATTTTTGCAGCGCAACCTTATCACATTCGATTGCAGACAAAGAAAACACGACATTGTCCCAGGAACTGCGCTTGAACTATGCCGATGGCGGCGTGAAGTGGATTGCAGGCTTCTATGGTGATAAGAATGAGATCGAAGACGGAGGTGGGACCTTGACTAAAAATAGACACAGTGCCACCGAAGGAAACACCTATGCAGTTTTTACAAATCTAACCTATCCCCTGTCCCAACGGTTCAGTCTCAGCGGCGGTTTGCGGTACGAAACAACGGAAAAGGACTATCAAAATTATATCAACGCAAAGCATCTCGATGGGTCATGGGATGCCGTAACGCCGAAGCTTGCCCTGGAATACCGGCCTTTGCCCGGCATCATGACGTACATCAGCGCATCCAAAGGATACCGGGCCGGCGGATTTAATGCTTCAGCCACCGATTCGAAATATGTCACCTATGACGATGAAGAACTATGGTCTTATGAAATCGGAGCAAAAAATACCTTTTTTAATAACAGATTGATTGTCAACGCCTGTATTTTTCTGATGGATATTTCCGATATGCAGGTGTCGCAAAAGGTTTCGGCAGATGAAACGTATTTAACCAACGCGGCCGAAGCAACCGGTAAAGGGGTGGAGTTGGAGTTAACGGGCAAAATCACCGACGGTCTGACCATGACGGCCGGCTTCGGCTATACCCACATTGAGTTTGACGAGTTCAAAGATAAATCCGGTACCGGAGATTACCAGGGAAAAACAAGCCCGTATAGTCCGGAGTACACATTTAATATCGGTGCCCAATACCGTTGGGAAAACGGCTTTTATGCCAGGGCGGATTTGGTTGGTTATGGTGAAATGTATTTTGACACGTCCAACAAATATAAACGGGATGCCTATCAAATCGTCAACGCCAAAATCGGATATGAAACAGATCATTATGATGTCTATCTATACGGCAAAAATATTTTTGATGAAAAATACGATTCTTATAATTGCTATAGCGGCCTTTACACCGTCTATAGTGATCCTGGAGAGGTGGGTCTTCAAGTGACCTATCGTTTCTGA
- a CDS encoding AraC family transcriptional regulator: MEKICRGPQDLAKATENNRLSFPASMGKGYIQSIRLKSGIQLNIADYTLQRPIILNLDPPFESIGFGFWLSGHSLMYPAGQKTGRDFKPGQASFTCFPDLEGLTVHMGTERVVRVGIFMDLTQFCAFAHGGSQALPFHLNNASTCASIHEGPITPAMRTAIFQIFNCPYKGWTKNFFLESKVLELIAYKIEQIEADAPRKPDVHSLPSPDEERIREAARLLAGDLETPPDLRQLARSVGMCRSKLHRCFRMVYGITPFEYLRNRRLETAMDYLMDGRMNVSETAYAVGYSCPSHFTKAFKKYFGHLPSKHFTK; the protein is encoded by the coding sequence ATGGAAAAGATATGTAGAGGACCTCAAGACCTGGCAAAGGCCACGGAAAACAACCGCTTATCCTTTCCCGCCTCCATGGGAAAGGGATACATACAAAGCATCCGCCTCAAATCCGGGATACAATTGAATATAGCGGATTACACCCTCCAGCGCCCCATAATTCTGAATTTAGACCCGCCCTTTGAATCCATTGGATTTGGTTTCTGGTTGTCCGGCCACAGCCTGATGTATCCGGCCGGTCAAAAAACAGGCAGGGACTTCAAGCCGGGTCAAGCCAGCTTCACATGTTTTCCCGACCTGGAAGGCCTTACCGTACACATGGGCACGGAACGGGTCGTGCGGGTCGGTATTTTTATGGATCTTACACAATTCTGTGCCTTTGCTCATGGGGGATCCCAAGCATTGCCGTTTCATCTTAACAACGCCTCAACCTGCGCATCCATCCACGAAGGTCCGATCACGCCGGCCATGCGTACCGCCATTTTCCAGATATTTAACTGCCCGTACAAGGGGTGGACGAAAAATTTTTTTCTTGAAAGCAAAGTTCTGGAACTGATTGCGTATAAAATCGAACAAATTGAAGCTGACGCGCCCCGGAAACCGGATGTTCATTCTTTGCCGTCCCCGGATGAGGAACGCATACGGGAAGCGGCCCGTCTGCTGGCCGGAGACCTGGAAACACCCCCTGACCTGAGGCAACTGGCCCGATCCGTGGGAATGTGCCGCAGCAAACTGCACCGCTGTTTCCGAATGGTATACGGGATTACACCTTTTGAGTACCTGCGCAACCGACGGCTTGAAACTGCCATGGATTATTTAATGGACGGCCGGATGAATGTCTCTGAAACGGCATATGCCGTGGGCTATTCCTGTCCCAGCCATTTTACCAAAGCATTTAAAAAATATTTCGGCCACCTTCCCAGTAAACATTTCACTAAATAA